The proteins below are encoded in one region of Thermoleophilia bacterium:
- a CDS encoding metal-dependent transcriptional regulator, whose amino-acid sequence MASAAVEDYAKAIYSLTGWGPETASTNNLAEKLGVKAGSVSAMIKKLDEAGLVERVPYHGVRLTAEGTRVALGVLRRHRLLELFLAEVLDVPWERVHDEAEVLEHALSEDLTELISVKLGDPAFDPHGDPIPDRDLSMEETATENLATLAPGDRGRFVRVSDSNPEMLAYLSQCGIAVGDDFELVQRQPFDGPISILIAGDTHVLGLTLAKAMRVVPLA is encoded by the coding sequence ATCGCGTCCGCTGCGGTCGAGGACTACGCCAAGGCGATCTATTCGCTGACCGGCTGGGGTCCGGAGACGGCCTCGACCAACAACCTCGCGGAGAAGCTCGGGGTCAAGGCGGGCTCGGTCTCGGCGATGATCAAGAAGCTCGACGAAGCCGGCCTGGTCGAGCGTGTTCCGTACCACGGGGTGCGTCTGACGGCCGAAGGAACACGCGTCGCACTCGGTGTGCTGCGACGCCACCGCCTGCTGGAACTTTTCCTGGCCGAGGTGCTGGACGTGCCGTGGGAACGTGTCCACGACGAGGCCGAAGTGCTCGAGCATGCCCTGTCCGAAGACCTGACCGAGCTGATCTCGGTCAAGCTCGGCGACCCCGCCTTCGATCCGCACGGCGACCCGATCCCCGACCGCGACCTCAGCATGGAGGAGACCGCGACCGAGAACCTGGCCACGCTGGCGCCGGGTGACCGGGGCCGCTTCGTGCGGGTCTCGGACTCGAATCCGGAGATGCTCGCCTACCTTTCCCAATGCGGCATCGCTGTCGGTGACGACTTCGAGCTGGTCCAGCGCCAGCCGTTCGACGGGCCGATCTCGATCCTGATCGCCGGCGACACCCATGTGCTCGGCCTCACCCTGGCCAAGGCGATGCGGGTCGTGCCGCTCGCCTGA
- a CDS encoding DUF2630 family protein has protein sequence MPDQDVTDHIESLVAEEHSLLAKAQADSGLNGDEHARLKEVQVDLDRYWDMLRQRRSMRETGGDPTDAELRDANTVENYEG, from the coding sequence ATGCCCGATCAGGACGTAACAGATCACATCGAGAGTCTCGTCGCCGAGGAGCATTCCCTGCTCGCGAAGGCGCAGGCTGACTCCGGCCTGAATGGCGATGAGCACGCGCGACTGAAGGAGGTCCAGGTGGACCTCGACCGCTACTGGGACATGCTGCGCCAGCGCCGTTCGATGCGCGAGACCGGCGGAGATCCGACAGACGCCGAACTCCGGGACGCGAACACGGTCGAAAACTACGAAGGCTGA
- a CDS encoding ZIP family metal transporter has product MNEGRFSQTPVWVLALGVLAVVAAALFAIGSFGGDTLPERNGPPIEDLRVEKTVLDPGKIHLTLRNAGPDAVTVAQATVNDTYVNLSGGEAPLGRLGNETLTLDYPWIEGNPYEIGLLTSTGVVIPHTIDAAVETPEAGGNFLMSMILIGLYVGVIPVTLGMLALPVLRRGGRRWTSGLIAFTVGLLGFLAIDGTLEALDLSAAGSGVFGGDAVVFLGAGLTFLLLAGIDSYMKGRRTKSAAAGASGWQLALMVAIGIGLHNFGEGLAIGSAYSVGELALGTFLIIGFAIHNTTEGLAIVAPLATEKPRVRALLGLGLIAGGPAVAGALVGGSVSSNEIAAALIGVGVGAILQVIVQLVPSMKDEDGRTFTPVSSAAIGAGALALYLTGLLVTV; this is encoded by the coding sequence ATGAACGAAGGCCGCTTCAGCCAGACGCCCGTCTGGGTGCTCGCCCTCGGCGTGCTCGCGGTCGTGGCCGCCGCGCTGTTCGCGATCGGCTCCTTCGGCGGGGACACCCTGCCCGAGCGGAATGGCCCACCGATCGAAGACCTGCGCGTCGAGAAGACCGTGCTCGACCCGGGGAAGATCCACCTCACTTTGCGCAACGCCGGACCGGATGCGGTCACGGTCGCCCAGGCCACGGTCAATGACACCTACGTGAATCTCTCCGGCGGCGAGGCGCCCCTCGGCCGCCTCGGCAACGAGACGCTGACCCTGGATTACCCTTGGATCGAGGGCAACCCCTACGAGATCGGGCTGCTGACCTCGACCGGCGTCGTGATCCCGCACACGATCGATGCCGCGGTGGAAACGCCCGAGGCCGGTGGCAACTTCCTGATGTCGATGATCCTGATCGGGCTCTACGTCGGCGTGATCCCGGTGACGCTCGGCATGCTCGCGCTGCCGGTGCTGCGCCGCGGTGGCCGTCGCTGGACCTCGGGCCTGATCGCCTTTACGGTCGGTCTGCTCGGATTCCTGGCGATCGACGGCACGCTCGAAGCCCTCGACCTGAGCGCCGCCGGCTCGGGCGTGTTCGGCGGCGACGCGGTCGTCTTCCTCGGTGCCGGCCTCACCTTCCTCCTGCTGGCCGGGATCGACTCGTACATGAAGGGCCGGCGAACGAAATCCGCGGCCGCCGGCGCTTCCGGCTGGCAGCTCGCGCTGATGGTGGCGATCGGAATCGGCCTCCACAACTTCGGTGAAGGCCTCGCGATCGGCTCCGCCTATTCGGTCGGCGAGCTGGCCCTCGGCACCTTTCTGATCATCGGCTTCGCCATCCACAACACGACCGAGGGCCTGGCGATCGTCGCGCCTCTCGCCACGGAGAAACCCCGGGTCAGGGCCCTGCTCGGCCTCGGGCTCATCGCCGGTGGCCCGGCGGTCGCCGGTGCGCTGGTCGGCGGCTCGGTCTCCAGCAACGAGATTGCCGCTGCGCTTATCGGCGTCGGCGTCGGGGCGATCCTCCAGGTCATCGTCCAGCTGGTCCCGTCGATGAAGGACGAAGACGGAAGAACGTTCACCCCGGTCTCCTCGGCAGCAATAGGAGCCGGAGCCCTGGCCCTCTACCTGACGGGCCTCCTCGTAACGGTCTAA
- a CDS encoding DUF1298 domain-containing protein encodes MDAPVLLEEQDIRILEVEGPTLVGHTCKVIRLESPGVDFDRLFESVGEKILSVPELRWKLGGESGAPAWVHDDDFELDRHLVIYPAGAPLTEAELSAAAGGLFSEKLDRDRPLWRIDVVDTEDGGTALIWRIHHALADGTTAMRLAREVLWQETAAPAATPAARAAAKQTDDARRHRHLVSLFEREFSREPGPSPFDGKIGTERSVAFATISLSELHDAGKRAADATLNDSVLSIVAGAIRHWMEIHHEQHLGPVRCRVPVSMHHGDDDGGNRDSFFSVPLPLNEPDPILRLQEIRAETDLRKQDHDAEELDSLLRRISHTSPRLRHFYSKFEANPRRFALNVSNVRGPSNPVSVLDAPVQTVHSIVEIGERHALRVAALSVGDRLCFGFCADPELVTDLDQMAEGIEWAADRLIRAAAEEPEAGLG; translated from the coding sequence GTGGACGCGCCGGTACTACTTGAGGAGCAGGACATCCGGATTCTCGAGGTCGAGGGTCCTACTCTCGTCGGGCACACCTGCAAGGTGATCCGGCTGGAGTCCCCCGGGGTCGACTTCGACCGGCTCTTCGAATCGGTCGGGGAGAAGATCCTTTCGGTTCCTGAATTGCGATGGAAGCTCGGCGGGGAGTCGGGAGCACCCGCCTGGGTCCACGATGACGACTTCGAGCTCGACCGCCACCTGGTCATCTATCCGGCCGGCGCGCCGCTGACCGAAGCAGAACTTTCGGCTGCCGCGGGCGGCCTCTTCAGCGAGAAGCTCGACCGCGACCGCCCTCTCTGGCGGATCGACGTAGTCGACACCGAGGACGGCGGCACCGCCCTGATCTGGCGGATCCACCACGCGCTCGCCGACGGCACGACCGCGATGCGGCTCGCCCGTGAAGTGCTGTGGCAGGAGACGGCGGCCCCGGCGGCGACCCCAGCCGCACGCGCCGCCGCCAAGCAGACCGATGACGCCCGCCGGCACCGTCACTTGGTCAGCCTTTTCGAGCGGGAGTTCTCCCGCGAACCAGGGCCCTCGCCCTTCGATGGCAAGATCGGCACCGAGCGCTCGGTCGCCTTCGCCACGATCTCGCTGAGCGAGCTCCACGACGCAGGCAAGCGCGCCGCGGACGCAACCCTCAACGACTCGGTCCTCTCGATCGTCGCCGGGGCGATTCGCCACTGGATGGAGATCCACCACGAACAGCATCTCGGCCCGGTCCGCTGCCGGGTGCCGGTCAGCATGCATCACGGTGACGACGACGGTGGCAATCGCGACTCCTTCTTCTCGGTGCCTTTGCCGCTGAACGAACCCGACCCGATTCTTCGGCTTCAGGAGATCCGGGCCGAGACCGATCTGCGCAAGCAGGACCACGACGCCGAGGAACTCGATTCCCTGCTGCGGCGGATCAGCCACACCTCACCGCGGCTGCGCCATTTCTATTCGAAGTTCGAAGCGAACCCGCGGCGGTTCGCCCTCAATGTCTCCAACGTGCGCGGACCGAGCAACCCGGTCAGCGTGCTCGACGCTCCGGTCCAGACCGTCCATTCGATCGTCGAGATCGGTGAGCGCCACGCGCTGCGTGTAGCCGCGCTCTCGGTCGGCGACCGGCTCTGCTTCGGATTCTGTGCCGACCCGGAACTGGTCACCGACCTCGACCAGATGGCCGAAGGAATCGAATGGGCCGCCGACCGCCTGATCAGGGCCGCGGCTGAAGAGCCCGAGGCGGGTTTAGGTTAG
- a CDS encoding multicopper oxidase domain-containing protein — MAEGGQMGQMSSAEMIAMHGVNHGGPTFRAGTMVDNSFNGFDPTETLRDFNWGKTSKLPNGQTLREWEVNAVDREIEVAPGVKFPAWTFNGRIPGPTLRAKEGERLRINFGNGSAHPHTMHFHGIHPADMDGLAGLGAGLIQPGQGTSYEFEAEPFGLHLFHCHAEPLAEHIARGMYGTIIIEPKAGRPKADEMVMVQGGYNTNFDGLGNQLYFVNGIPFCYMHIPVKVKRNQLVRLYLTNLLEYDPINSFHLHGNFFDYYPTGTRLEPSEFTDIISQVQGQRGILEMRFPHAGKYMFHAHKTEFAELGWMGFFEVEE, encoded by the coding sequence ATGGCCGAGGGTGGCCAGATGGGCCAGATGAGTTCCGCCGAGATGATCGCGATGCACGGCGTCAACCACGGCGGCCCGACCTTCCGCGCGGGCACCATGGTCGACAACTCCTTCAACGGCTTCGACCCGACCGAGACTCTCCGCGACTTCAACTGGGGTAAGACCAGCAAGCTGCCGAACGGGCAGACCCTTCGTGAATGGGAGGTCAACGCGGTCGACAGGGAGATCGAGGTCGCCCCCGGCGTCAAGTTCCCGGCCTGGACTTTCAACGGCCGGATACCCGGACCCACCCTGCGGGCCAAGGAAGGCGAACGGCTTCGCATCAACTTCGGCAACGGCTCGGCCCACCCGCACACGATGCACTTCCACGGCATCCACCCGGCCGACATGGACGGCCTCGCCGGACTCGGCGCCGGCCTGATCCAGCCCGGCCAAGGCACTTCTTACGAATTCGAGGCCGAGCCTTTCGGCCTGCATCTCTTCCATTGCCACGCCGAGCCGCTGGCCGAGCACATCGCCCGTGGCATGTACGGCACGATCATCATCGAACCGAAAGCCGGGCGCCCGAAGGCGGACGAGATGGTCATGGTCCAGGGCGGCTACAACACGAACTTCGACGGCCTCGGCAACCAGCTCTATTTCGTCAACGGCATCCCCTTCTGTTACATGCACATCCCGGTCAAGGTGAAGCGCAATCAGCTGGTCCGGCTCTACCTGACCAACCTGCTCGAGTACGACCCGATCAACTCGTTCCACCTGCACGGCAACTTCTTCGACTACTACCCGACCGGCACCCGGCTGGAGCCTTCCGAGTTCACCGACATCATCAGTCAGGTGCAGGGCCAGCGCGGCATCCTCGAGATGCGATTCCCGCACGCCGGCAAGTACATGTTCCACGCCCACAAGACCGAGTTCGCCGAGCTTGGCTGGATGGGCTTTTTCGAGGTCGAGGAATGA
- a CDS encoding DUF480 domain-containing protein, whose translation MIGPTDEEMRVLGCLVEKQRTTPDHYPLTLNALVNACNQSTNRDPVVAYDEATVRRALGELGRRRWIRSASGHSSRVPKYRQLIDTELKLDEDQISVLAVLMLRGAQTPGELKARTDRLFAFHDLAAIQTTLDALISRGLAERLRRRPGQKEERYRQLAGGTEADQAGDEPVGEVQAGDEPAATATGEEVPQSVVAAQFAPEPLPVPADTPETERIEKLEREVAELRRELENLKDQLGA comes from the coding sequence ATGATCGGACCGACCGATGAGGAGATGCGGGTGCTCGGCTGCCTGGTCGAGAAGCAGCGGACCACGCCCGACCACTATCCGCTGACCCTCAACGCGCTGGTAAACGCCTGCAACCAGTCGACCAACCGCGATCCGGTGGTCGCTTACGACGAAGCGACAGTCCGCCGAGCGCTCGGCGAGCTCGGCCGGCGGCGCTGGATCCGTTCGGCCTCCGGCCACAGCAGCCGCGTGCCGAAGTACCGCCAGTTGATCGACACCGAGCTCAAGCTGGACGAGGACCAGATCTCGGTCCTCGCGGTGCTGATGTTGCGAGGTGCCCAGACGCCGGGCGAGCTCAAAGCAAGAACCGACCGGCTCTTCGCCTTCCACGACCTGGCCGCGATCCAGACCACGCTCGACGCCCTGATCTCCCGCGGCCTGGCCGAGCGGCTGCGGCGGCGCCCCGGCCAGAAGGAGGAGCGTTATCGGCAGCTGGCCGGCGGGACCGAAGCCGATCAGGCCGGAGACGAGCCGGTCGGGGAAGTTCAGGCCGGTGACGAACCGGCCGCCACAGCCACCGGCGAAGAAGTCCCGCAGTCGGTGGTCGCCGCGCAATTCGCACCGGAGCCGCTGCCGGTCCCGGCTGACACGCCGGAGACGGAGCGCATCGAAAAGCTCGAGCGCGAGGTTGCCGAACTGCGCCGCGAACTCGAGAACCTGAAGGACCAGCTCGGCGCCTGA
- the glsA gene encoding glutaminase A, producing MTTTLPRSEPTSPVQALLERLHDRHAGNTAGEVASYIPELAAASPDWFGISLVTADGSIYEVGETRHEFTIQSISKPLTYALALEAMGEEDVRRHVDVEPSGEAFNSITLQPGTNIPLNPMVNAGAIATTSLIKPLGFKEPIDRIINEYSAFAGRDLAVDEAVFESENKTGHRNRAIAYLLKNANVLDDEVEDIVETYFRQCSTLVNGRDLAVIAATLASTGVNPITKERVLREDTVRSVLSVMASCGMYDAAGDWLYSVGLPAKSGVAGGIIAVLPGQLGIAVYSPPLDVHGNSVRGVKVCEELSEELHLHVMSPQRRPAPPIRSATTCANNHSKHLRPADEHVILRDHGTEVRVTELQGEILFAAGELITKAVLDDIEGVKLAVLDFTAVREIDPVVVPIISHLVDAFEEHGGEIVFSGMAGHPNFSETIEQLRDESGLPPIRTFRDLDLALEWCEDELIRHWGGNEEKVEIPISQHVATQDMDQEEIEKLSALLERREYPAGTRIYEQVGHVEEMLFVVKGNINVMVAGSDGMPHRLTTFSSGMTLGEVAMLSERVRLGYSDAADEVVAWAMTRTDLEALRVSEPALVCTLLENMMKLIALRVGQLSRDLAR from the coding sequence ATGACCACAACGTTGCCTCGTTCCGAACCGACCTCGCCCGTCCAGGCACTGCTTGAACGCCTTCATGACCGCCACGCCGGCAACACCGCCGGTGAGGTCGCGTCCTATATCCCGGAACTCGCCGCGGCCAGTCCCGACTGGTTCGGAATCTCACTGGTCACCGCCGACGGCAGCATCTATGAGGTCGGCGAAACGCGGCACGAGTTCACGATCCAGTCGATCTCCAAGCCGCTCACCTACGCGCTGGCACTCGAGGCGATGGGCGAAGAAGACGTGCGCCGCCACGTCGACGTCGAGCCGAGCGGCGAGGCCTTCAACTCGATCACCTTGCAGCCAGGGACGAATATCCCGCTCAACCCGATGGTCAACGCCGGGGCGATCGCCACGACTTCGTTGATCAAGCCACTCGGCTTCAAGGAGCCGATCGACCGAATTATCAACGAGTACTCGGCCTTCGCCGGTCGGGATCTCGCGGTCGACGAGGCTGTCTTCGAATCCGAGAACAAGACCGGCCACCGCAATCGCGCGATCGCCTACCTGCTGAAGAACGCAAACGTGCTCGACGACGAAGTCGAGGACATCGTCGAGACCTACTTCCGCCAGTGCTCGACGCTGGTCAACGGCCGCGACCTCGCCGTGATCGCGGCGACACTCGCATCGACCGGCGTCAACCCGATCACCAAGGAGCGGGTCCTGCGTGAGGACACCGTTCGCAGCGTGCTGAGCGTCATGGCCAGTTGCGGAATGTACGACGCCGCCGGCGACTGGCTCTACTCCGTCGGCCTGCCCGCGAAGTCAGGAGTGGCCGGCGGGATCATCGCCGTGCTGCCCGGTCAGCTCGGCATCGCGGTCTACTCGCCGCCGCTCGACGTCCACGGCAACAGCGTGCGCGGGGTCAAGGTATGCGAGGAACTCTCCGAGGAACTCCACCTCCACGTGATGAGCCCGCAGCGCCGCCCGGCACCGCCGATCCGGTCAGCCACGACCTGCGCAAACAATCATTCGAAGCACTTGCGACCCGCCGACGAGCACGTGATCCTGCGTGATCACGGCACCGAGGTTCGCGTAACCGAGCTCCAGGGCGAGATCCTTTTCGCCGCGGGCGAGCTGATCACCAAGGCGGTTCTCGATGACATCGAAGGCGTCAAACTCGCGGTGCTGGATTTCACGGCGGTCCGCGAGATCGACCCGGTCGTGGTGCCGATCATCAGCCACCTGGTCGATGCGTTCGAGGAGCACGGTGGCGAGATCGTCTTCTCCGGCATGGCCGGGCATCCGAACTTCAGCGAGACGATCGAGCAGTTGCGGGACGAGTCAGGACTGCCACCGATCCGGACCTTCCGGGATCTGGATCTCGCGCTCGAGTGGTGCGAGGACGAGCTGATCCGCCATTGGGGTGGCAACGAAGAGAAGGTGGAGATCCCGATCTCCCAGCACGTCGCGACCCAGGACATGGACCAGGAGGAGATCGAGAAACTCTCCGCTCTGCTCGAGCGCCGCGAGTACCCGGCGGGCACGCGGATCTACGAACAGGTCGGCCACGTCGAAGAGATGCTTTTCGTGGTGAAGGGCAACATCAACGTGATGGTTGCCGGCAGTGACGGCATGCCGCACCGGCTGACCACGTTCTCCAGCGGCATGACCCTCGGCGAGGTGGCGATGCTGAGCGAGAGGGTGCGTCTCGGGTACTCGGACGCGGCCGATGAAGTGGTCGCCTGGGCCATGACCCGAACCGACCTCGAAGCATTGCGGGTCAGCGAACCCGCTCTCGTCTGCACCCTGCTCGAAAATATGATGAAGCTGATCGCGCTCAGGGTCGGGCAGCTGAGCCGGGACCTGGCTCGGTAG
- a CDS encoding VOC family protein: MEPKITVLTLGVRDLAISRRFYVEGLGWEPLVEVPGDVIFIQVAGGQVLALWSVDELAREAGSIGHSAKAPPIAIGHNVDSAEEVAAVIKEAVAAGATLIRNAGATDWGGTNGYFADPDGFRWEVAHNSGFRVTADGRVHMGPTKD; the protein is encoded by the coding sequence ATGGAACCGAAGATCACGGTTCTGACCCTCGGGGTGCGCGACCTCGCGATCTCGCGGCGCTTCTACGTTGAAGGGCTCGGCTGGGAGCCGCTGGTCGAGGTCCCGGGAGACGTGATCTTCATCCAGGTCGCAGGCGGCCAGGTGCTGGCGCTCTGGAGCGTCGACGAGCTTGCCCGGGAGGCCGGCAGCATCGGCCATTCGGCCAAGGCGCCTCCGATCGCGATCGGCCACAACGTCGATTCAGCCGAAGAGGTCGCCGCGGTGATCAAAGAGGCGGTTGCCGCCGGAGCAACCCTGATCCGGAACGCCGGCGCGACCGACTGGGGCGGCACCAATGGCTACTTCGCCGACCCCGACGGCTTCCGCTGGGAGGTCGCTCATAACTCCGGTTTCCGGGTGACCGCCGACGGCCGGGTCCATATGGGACCGACCAAAGACTAG